A genomic region of Clavibacter michiganensis subsp. insidiosus contains the following coding sequences:
- a CDS encoding extracellular solute-binding protein, producing MDPVAGKAGGRPSAWSRRQILMGGAAALGGAFLVGGLSGCAPQVASAGGIVDLKYWHLLSGGDGIRMTEMVKEANDSGGGFDVTATVLAWGQPYYTKLAMASVGGRAPDVAVMHAARVPGFAPGGLLDPWDTDRLAELGVTQADFEPRVWDKGVVDGQLYSIALDSHPFILMYNTDIAAQAGVLGGDGQLEEITSPDRFLEVMRAMQAVTGEHALSYGYLGDGAQMWRMFYTFYKQMGGDMELPTGGQVVYDREKAVASLEYIQTLLDGTIATPSGDAGTAIAEFAGAKSGAIVTGVWELPTFQKAEVPFDAMPIPNLFGTPATFADSHAFVLPHQSSPDPVKRERTYLFVADLLKNSLQWAGAGHIPAYKPIIDSPEYAELLPQAHYANAAQQIEYDPVAYFTGSGSDFQTYFAENVQNVFLGRQEAGKGIDAFIRQIDALLAKPNPL from the coding sequence CGGCTGCGCGCCCCAGGTGGCGTCGGCCGGCGGCATCGTCGACCTGAAGTACTGGCACCTGCTGTCCGGCGGCGACGGCATCCGCATGACGGAGATGGTGAAGGAGGCGAACGACTCCGGCGGCGGCTTCGACGTCACCGCCACCGTCCTCGCCTGGGGCCAGCCGTACTACACGAAGCTCGCCATGGCATCGGTCGGCGGGCGGGCGCCCGACGTCGCCGTCATGCATGCGGCGCGCGTGCCCGGCTTCGCGCCGGGCGGGCTGCTCGACCCGTGGGACACCGACAGGCTCGCCGAGCTCGGCGTCACCCAGGCCGACTTCGAGCCGCGCGTGTGGGACAAGGGCGTCGTCGACGGGCAGCTGTACTCCATCGCCCTCGACAGCCACCCGTTCATCCTCATGTACAACACGGACATCGCGGCCCAGGCGGGCGTGCTGGGCGGCGACGGCCAGCTCGAGGAGATCACGTCGCCGGACCGGTTCCTCGAGGTCATGCGGGCGATGCAGGCCGTCACCGGCGAGCACGCCCTGAGCTACGGGTACCTCGGCGACGGCGCCCAGATGTGGCGAATGTTCTACACGTTCTACAAGCAGATGGGCGGCGACATGGAGCTGCCCACGGGCGGCCAGGTCGTCTACGACCGCGAAAAGGCCGTCGCGTCTCTCGAGTACATCCAGACCCTGCTCGACGGCACCATCGCCACCCCGAGCGGCGACGCCGGCACCGCGATCGCCGAGTTCGCGGGCGCCAAGAGCGGCGCCATCGTCACGGGCGTGTGGGAGCTCCCCACCTTCCAGAAGGCGGAGGTGCCCTTCGACGCGATGCCCATCCCGAACCTCTTCGGCACGCCGGCGACCTTCGCCGACTCCCATGCGTTCGTCCTGCCCCACCAGAGCTCGCCGGATCCGGTCAAGCGCGAGAGGACCTACCTCTTCGTCGCCGACCTCCTGAAGAACTCGCTCCAATGGGCGGGCGCCGGGCACATCCCGGCGTACAAGCCGATCATCGACAGCCCCGAGTACGCGGAGCTCCTGCCGCAGGCCCACTACGCGAACGCGGCGCAGCAGATCGAGTACGACCCGGTGGCGTACTTCACCGGATCCGGCTCCGACTTCCAGACGTACTTCGCCGAGAACGTGCAGAACGTGTTCCTCGGGCGGCAGGAGGCGGGCAAGGGCATCGACGCCTTCATCCGGCAGATCGACGCGCTGCTCGCCAAGCCCAACCCCCTGTAG
- a CDS encoding carbohydrate ABC transporter permease, giving the protein MMTAAPPTPVAPAAGSPSPRPAAGSPKAKAKEQTQGMLFIAPFLITFLLFLVWPVLYGFYQSLTGQSLTGANSELIGFANYFEAFGDSQMWRSLGNTVVFTIASTIPLLVVGLVLALLVNLGLPGQWLWRLAFFLPFLLASTVVSLFWLWMYNPQLGVVNALAGAFGLPQPAWLQDPNLAMTSVVVTTVWWTVGFNFLIYLAALQNIPDQQYEAAALDGAGKWRQLFSITIPQLAPTTALLAILQVLASLKVFDQIYQMTAGGPGGSTRPIVQYVFETGFTGFRFGYSAAISYIFFALIVVISVIQFTATRRKS; this is encoded by the coding sequence GTGATGACAGCAGCACCACCCACCCCGGTCGCCCCCGCGGCCGGGTCCCCGTCCCCGCGGCCCGCCGCGGGCAGCCCGAAGGCGAAGGCCAAGGAGCAGACCCAGGGGATGCTCTTCATCGCCCCGTTCCTCATCACCTTCCTGCTCTTCCTCGTCTGGCCCGTGCTCTACGGCTTCTACCAGAGCCTCACCGGGCAGAGCCTCACGGGCGCGAACAGCGAGCTCATCGGCTTCGCGAACTACTTCGAGGCCTTCGGCGACTCCCAGATGTGGCGCTCGCTCGGCAACACCGTGGTGTTCACGATCGCGAGCACCATCCCGCTCCTCGTCGTCGGCCTCGTGCTCGCGCTCCTCGTGAACCTCGGGCTCCCCGGCCAGTGGCTCTGGCGGCTGGCGTTCTTCCTGCCGTTCTTGCTCGCGTCCACGGTCGTGTCGCTGTTCTGGCTCTGGATGTACAACCCGCAGCTCGGCGTCGTCAACGCGCTCGCCGGCGCGTTCGGCCTCCCGCAGCCCGCGTGGCTGCAGGACCCGAACCTCGCCATGACGAGCGTCGTCGTGACCACCGTGTGGTGGACGGTCGGGTTCAACTTCCTCATCTACCTGGCGGCGCTGCAGAACATCCCCGACCAGCAGTACGAGGCGGCCGCGCTCGACGGCGCGGGGAAGTGGCGGCAGCTGTTCTCCATCACGATCCCGCAGCTCGCCCCGACGACCGCGCTCCTCGCGATCCTGCAGGTGCTCGCGTCGCTCAAGGTCTTCGACCAGATCTACCAGATGACCGCGGGCGGCCCGGGCGGATCGACCCGGCCCATCGTCCAGTACGTCTTCGAGACCGGGTTCACCGGCTTCCGCTTCGGCTACTCGGCCGCCATCTCCTACATCTTCTTCGCCCTGATCGTCGTGATCTCGGTCATCCAGTTCACCGCGACACGGAGGAAGTCATGA
- a CDS encoding carbohydrate ABC transporter permease has translation MTTATRPAFSSGTLARRPATSAAAREGRTGTPRFAPSRIAALLILIVLAAAWLLPFLWAGLTSFKSETDAAAFPVTVFPAGGFTLDAYASVLNGGTIPLWTWNSLLTSTVITVVAVVFSALAGYALSRIDFRGRKVLMGAIVASIIIPPQILIVPLFYQMLSFNLVDTLWAVILPQIVQPAMVFILKAFFDQIPIELEDAARVDGAGRVRVFLQIVMPLSRPILSAVAIFVFIGAWNNFLWPFIATNDATLMTLPVGLQTVKNAYGIQYAQNMASAVLAALPLILVFLFFQRQIIKGISTTGFGGQ, from the coding sequence ATGACCACCGCCACCCGTCCCGCCTTCTCCTCCGGCACGCTCGCCCGGAGGCCCGCGACCAGCGCCGCCGCCCGCGAGGGCCGCACGGGCACGCCGCGGTTCGCCCCGTCGCGGATCGCCGCGCTCCTGATCCTCATCGTCCTCGCCGCCGCGTGGCTGCTGCCGTTCCTCTGGGCGGGGCTCACGTCGTTCAAGTCGGAGACCGACGCCGCGGCGTTCCCGGTCACCGTCTTCCCGGCGGGCGGGTTCACGCTCGACGCGTACGCCTCCGTGCTCAACGGCGGCACGATCCCGCTGTGGACCTGGAACAGCCTGCTCACGAGCACCGTGATCACGGTCGTCGCGGTCGTGTTCTCGGCGCTCGCCGGCTACGCGCTCAGCCGCATCGACTTCCGCGGCCGCAAGGTGCTGATGGGCGCGATCGTGGCGTCGATCATCATCCCGCCGCAGATCCTGATCGTCCCGCTCTTCTACCAGATGCTGTCGTTCAACCTGGTGGACACCCTCTGGGCGGTGATCCTGCCGCAGATCGTGCAGCCCGCCATGGTGTTCATCCTGAAGGCGTTCTTCGACCAGATCCCGATCGAGCTCGAGGACGCCGCGCGCGTCGACGGCGCGGGGCGCGTGCGCGTGTTCCTGCAGATCGTGATGCCGCTGTCGCGCCCGATCCTCTCGGCGGTCGCGATCTTCGTCTTCATCGGCGCGTGGAACAACTTCCTCTGGCCGTTCATCGCCACGAACGACGCCACGCTCATGACCCTGCCGGTCGGCCTGCAGACGGTGAAGAACGCGTACGGGATCCAGTACGCGCAGAACATGGCCTCGGCCGTGCTCGCCGCGCTGCCGCTGATCCTGGTGTTCCTCTTCTTCCAGCGCCAGATCATCAAGGGCATATCGACCACAGGGTTCGGCGGACAGTGA